The Nocardioides zeae genome includes the window TCGTCCCGGATGAGCCGCCCGATGCGGGCGAGCTCGTCGACCGTCAGGTGCAGGCCCCCGCCGGCGGCGATCCACCCCTGCGGGCAGCGGTCCCACGGCGGGGCGTCGATGCCGAGCGGCTCGAACAGGCGCGGGCCGAGCCAGGCGGCGACGTCCCCCACGACCGTACCCAGCGCGCGCATGGCGGTGTAGGTGCTCGCGTTGGAGTACTGGAACACCCGCCCGGCGGACGGTCGGGACAGGAGCTCGAGCGCGAGGTCCGGCCAGTCGGTCAGCAGGGTCTCCGACCAGGGGAGGTCGATCCCGCTGGTCATCCCGAGCAGGTGCCGCGTCGTCACGGTCTCGACCCCCGCGCCCACGGGGTGGCCGGGGAACCACCGCGCGACCGGGGCGTCGACGTCGAAGACGCCCTCGTCGTGGGCGATCCCCGCCGCCAGCACGCAGACGGCCTTGGCGGCGGAGTGGACGTCGCGGCGCACGTCCTCGGCCCACAGGTGGCGCGCGGTCTCGTCGCCGACGAGGACGTGGGCGGCGTGCGCGCCGAAGCCGTCCTCCTCGGCCGCGCGCACGACGAGGTCGAGGAGCTGCTGGGCGTGGGACACGGGGGAGTCTCCCATCCGCGTCAGCCCGGCCCCACGACGCCCGCCTCGTAGGCGAGCACGACGAGCTGCACGCGGTCGCGCGAGCCGGTCTT containing:
- a CDS encoding serine hydrolase domain-containing protein, giving the protein MSHAQQLLDLVVRAAEEDGFGAHAAHVLVGDETARHLWAEDVRRDVHSAAKAVCVLAAGIAHDEGVFDVDAPVARWFPGHPVGAGVETVTTRHLLGMTSGIDLPWSETLLTDWPDLALELLSRPSAGRVFQYSNASTYTAMRALGTVVGDVAAWLGPRLFEPLGIDAPPWDRCPQGWIAAGGGLHLTVDELARIGRLIRDDGRWEGTRLVSARWPRAMRTPWVEREAHPSYARYSLGAWGGPGDAWRLHGAHGQLVILRGAMVVTLTAHDHAGADRMAERVVEACRAAPG